CGTCCGGACCGCCGGGGAAAGCGCCGTCACCTTGTCCAGGTCCTCGGGACCCTGAAAGATCCCCAGCTCCTTCCGCAGCTGCAGAACTGCCTCAGCCTGCGGCTCGTAGTGCTGCCGACGGGCATCCAAACCCCCGCCCACATGATCAGGGTCCGCCGCAGCCAGGGCGTCCCGCAGGGCATCGACACCCACGGTGTGCAGCGGCAGGGACCCCGAACCGGTGCCGTGGAACTCGCGGTCCAGGGCCTCGGCCATCACCTTGGAAAAGTCCCCCTCCTGTCCGGGGTTTTGCACACGAACCAAGAACTCGTGCCGTTCCGGCTCGTCAAAGCGCTGGATCGTGACCTCCCCCAGCTTGAGGGCTTCCAAGGCCTTCCGCACCCGCGAAAGGTCAGGCTCCTGTTTGAACTTGAGCGTAAGCTGGGTACCGCCGGAAAAGTCAATGCCCAGCTTGAGCCCCGGGCCCCAAACCATGCTCGCCACCCCCAACGCCGCCAGCGCCAGGGAAATCCCAATCCAAATGCGGCGGTAACGCAAAAACGGAAAGTTGGTATTGGCAAAAAAGCGCATAGGCACTCCCTAAATGGAAAGCGTCTGTGGCCCACGCCCGCTCTTGCGGGAGAGCACCAGCTCAAACAACGTTCGGGAAACAAAGACCGCCGTGAACATCGAAATCATCAGACCCAAGGACAACGTCACCGCAAAGCCCTTGATCGGTCCAGTACCAAATTGGAAGAGGAAGAGAGCGGCAATGAGCGTGGTGAGGTTGGAGTCAATGATCGTGCCCAAGGCCCGCGAGAAACCCAAATCCACGGCGTTGCGCACGGTCTTGCCCACCGCCAGCTCCTCGCGGATGCGCTCGAAGATCAGCACGTTGGCGTCCACTGCCATACCCAAGGTCAGGATGATGCCGGCGATACCGGGCAAAGTAAGGGTGGCTTTGAAGGCCGCCAAGGCCCCCAGCAGCAGCACGGCGTTAAGGATTAAGGCTACGTTAGCGTTGATACCGGCCCCCCGGTAGTAGGCAAGCATGAAAAGCACCACCAAAGCCAGCCCCACAAGACCGGAGCGAACCCCGCGGATCACCGAATCCCGCCCTAAGGACGGGCCCACGGTGCGCTCCTCCAGGTAGGTGATGGATGCCGGCAGTGCACCAGCCCGCAATACCAACGCCAGGTCCTCAGCGCCCTGCACCGTAAACTGCCCTTCGATGATGCCGGAGTCGGTAATGTGCCCCCTGATGACTGGCGCCGAATAGACCTTGTTGTCCAACACGATGGCCATTTGCTCGCCAATATGGGCCGCGGTGTAAGCCCCAAACTTGCGGCCGCCCTCCGGCGTTAAGCTAAAAGAAACCGCCGGCTGTCCGAACTGATCTTGGGACCGCCGGGCGTTGCGCAGGTCGCGGCCGGTAATCACCGAGGCCTTCTTCAAAAGGTAATAGCGCTTCCCCACCACCCGGCCGGTGATGTCCCGCTCATCGCCGGTGACCACCACCGAATCGTCGGGGACCTTGCCACCGTAGTTGGCAAGCAACGCCGCTTCCGAATCCGCCACCGCCACCACCGGCTTGATCTCCAAAAACGCAGTGGCCCGGATGAGGTCTTTCACGCGTGCCGGATCGTCCACGCCCGGAAGCTGCACCACAATGCGGTCGCTGTTCCCCTGCCGCTGGATCACCGGTTCCGCCACGCCAAACTGGTCCACGCGGTTGCGGATGGTTTCCAGCGCTTGCCGCACCGCCATATCGCGCAGCTCCCGCGCCACCTGCTCTTGCAGCCGGCAGGTCACGGTCACCCCGCGGCTCACCTGAAAGTCGGGCACTTTGTCGCTCAACACCTGATCCAGCACCGCTGGGTCGGTGTTGGGTGCCGGCTTAAAGGAAAACCCCTCGTTGTCCTCCAAGCGGGTCATGCTTTCGGGGGGAAAGCCCTTCTCGGTGAGCGCTTGCCGCAGCCGCTCCATGGCCGCATCCACCTCGGCCCGCAACGCGTCCTCGGTGTTGACCTTCAACACCAGGTGGATGCCGCCCTTCAGGTCGAGGCCTAAGTGGATCTTCTTCTCCGGCGGCCACATCAAGAAAACAGCCCCGGCCGTGACCAAACCAATGAGAATCCAACGCCAGGTGAGGCTCTTGCGCATGTCGCCTCCTTACTCGGGAGATGAGAAGCTTACGTTGGGCGCGTCCTTGGCGAGACCAGCAATGGCGCCACGCGCCACCTGAATCTTCACGTTATCGGCAACCTTTAACGTCACCACGTCGCCTTCCACGTTGACGATGGTGCCGTAAATGCCGCCGCTGGTGATCACGCGATCCCCCTTGGTGAGGGCCGCCAGCATCTCCTGGTGCTTTTTCTGGCGCCGCCGCATGGGCACGATCATCACCAGGTAAAAAATCACAAACACCAGAAGCAGCGGAAAAAGCTGAACTAAGGGGTTTTGCGGGTTCATGATGCCTCCACTGCCGCCGCCAGATCAGCGCTTATGCCCTGCCGCAGCTCGGCGAAGCGGCCATCTATGATAGCCGACCGTACCTGTCGCATCAAGGTCAAGTAAAAGTGCAGGTTGTGCACCGTGGCCAGAACCACGTAAGCGGCCTCGCGGGCCAGGTAAAGGTGTCGAAGGTACGCCAGGGAGCACGTTTGACAGGTAGGGCAGGTGCACTGGGGATCGGGGGGCTCCGGACAGCCGCGGTAGCGGGCGTGTTTTACCACCACCGGACCGCGGCTGGTGTGCAGCAGGCCGTTGCGGGCGTTGCGGGTGGGGATGACGCAGTCAAAGAGGTCCACGCCGGCAGCTACCGCTTCGAGGATGTCCCGCACCGTGCCCACACCCATGAGGTAGCGGGGCCGATCCTCCGGCAGCTCCGGGGCCAGCACGCCCACCGCCTGCCACATGGCTTCCGGTGGCTCCCCCACCGAAAAGCCACCCAAGGCGTAACCGTCGAAATCCAAAGGCAAGAGCGCTTCCAGAGCTTGCCGTCGCAGGTCGAGCTCGAGACCGCCTTGCACAATGCCAAAAACAAGCGGCCCCTCCCCCGCGGGAAGGGCTTGCCGACAGCGGCGGGCCCAAAGGCCCGTGAGCTTCACCGCCTGCTCCAGCGTCTCCCGGGAAGCTGGCAGCGCCGGGCAGACATCCAAGGCCATGGCCACGTCCACCCCTAGCCGCCTTTGCGCGTCCATGCAGGACTCAGGGGTCAGCAGGAACTCCGTGCCGTCAATGTGCGAACGAAACAGCACCCCTTCCTGGGAAACCCGCCGCAACTGCGCCAGGGAAAAAACCTGAAAACCCCCGGAGTCCGTGAGGATAGGACCGGACCATCCCATGAACCGGTGCAGCCCCCCCAGCTCCGCCACCACCTCAATCCCCGGCCGCAACAGCAAATGGTAGGTGTTGGCCAAAACCATTTCCGGAGCGAGCCGAGCCAGCTCCCAGGGGGCCAGGCCTTTGACGCTGCCGGCAGTCCCCACCGGCATGAAGGCCGGGGTCCTGACGATGCCGTGGGGAGTTTCCAGTTCGCCCGCCCGTGCGAAGCCCTCCCGCGCCACCACTCGAAAAGTTCCGTTTCGACCCATGGCTTTTATTCAGAGCCCCGCAGCTTCAGCTCCACCACCCGCACACCGGGGGGCAGATCCAGGGAAAACAGGTTCGGAGGAAGAGGTTGGTTGATCTTCACCTGGGAGAACTCGTAGGTGGTCACGTCGCCATCCGCTTCCGTGTAGGAAAACCGCACCGGCAAGAAGCTCTTCCGGTCAATAACCAGCTCCACGTGGTGCAAGCGCTTTTTCAGCTGGTGGGTCACCGGGTTAAGGATCAGCACGAAGTTACCTTCGCCACCGGGGTCCCGCAAGGTAAAGGAAAAATGCCGGGAGAGGTTCATGATGGGCTCGCTGGCCGAAAGGAAGGAGAACAGCTTGCGCTGGCTGCGGCCTAGCTCCACCTTTTCCGCCAGCCGCTCGGCGGGGCGGTAGGTCACCATGGCTTGGGCGGTGACCAGTACCACGGTTTCCCTGGGGTTCCGGTACTCCCAGCGCACCTGATCCGGAGCCTGGTAGTAAAAAACCCCGCTAAGCACCGAAGGCTCTTTAAGGAGACGGCTTACCTTGGTTTGCTGAAAGTTGGCCGAAAGCGTCTGGATGGCCAGCTGCGCCTTGGAAATCTCGGCCAGTACCGCATCCAGCTTGGCTTTCCCGGAAAGGCCCTCCACCTGACTGCCGGCAGAGGCAGACGCCCAAAGCCCAACCGCAAGGACAGCCCATGCTCGACCCATGACCCGGCAACACTAGCAAAGCACCGGGAGTGGGTCAAACCACGGGTTGGGGTGAGCCTG
This is a stretch of genomic DNA from Thermoanaerobaculum aquaticum. It encodes these proteins:
- the yajC gene encoding preprotein translocase subunit YajC, with product MNPQNPLVQLFPLLLVFVIFYLVMIVPMRRRQKKHQEMLAALTKGDRVITSGGIYGTIVNVEGDVVTLKVADNVKIQVARGAIAGLAKDAPNVSFSSPE
- the tgt gene encoding tRNA guanosine(34) transglycosylase Tgt, which produces MGRNGTFRVVAREGFARAGELETPHGIVRTPAFMPVGTAGSVKGLAPWELARLAPEMVLANTYHLLLRPGIEVVAELGGLHRFMGWSGPILTDSGGFQVFSLAQLRRVSQEGVLFRSHIDGTEFLLTPESCMDAQRRLGVDVAMALDVCPALPASRETLEQAVKLTGLWARRCRQALPAGEGPLVFGIVQGGLELDLRRQALEALLPLDFDGYALGGFSVGEPPEAMWQAVGVLAPELPEDRPRYLMGVGTVRDILEAVAAGVDLFDCVIPTRNARNGLLHTSRGPVVVKHARYRGCPEPPDPQCTCPTCQTCSLAYLRHLYLAREAAYVVLATVHNLHFYLTLMRQVRSAIIDGRFAELRQGISADLAAAVEAS
- a CDS encoding LolA family protein, yielding MGRAWAVLAVGLWASASAGSQVEGLSGKAKLDAVLAEISKAQLAIQTLSANFQQTKVSRLLKEPSVLSGVFYYQAPDQVRWEYRNPRETVVLVTAQAMVTYRPAERLAEKVELGRSQRKLFSFLSASEPIMNLSRHFSFTLRDPGGEGNFVLILNPVTHQLKKRLHHVELVIDRKSFLPVRFSYTEADGDVTTYEFSQVKINQPLPPNLFSLDLPPGVRVVELKLRGSE
- the secD gene encoding protein translocase subunit SecD; the protein is MRKSLTWRWILIGLVTAGAVFLMWPPEKKIHLGLDLKGGIHLVLKVNTEDALRAEVDAAMERLRQALTEKGFPPESMTRLEDNEGFSFKPAPNTDPAVLDQVLSDKVPDFQVSRGVTVTCRLQEQVARELRDMAVRQALETIRNRVDQFGVAEPVIQRQGNSDRIVVQLPGVDDPARVKDLIRATAFLEIKPVVAVADSEAALLANYGGKVPDDSVVVTGDERDITGRVVGKRYYLLKKASVITGRDLRNARRSQDQFGQPAVSFSLTPEGGRKFGAYTAAHIGEQMAIVLDNKVYSAPVIRGHITDSGIIEGQFTVQGAEDLALVLRAGALPASITYLEERTVGPSLGRDSVIRGVRSGLVGLALVVLFMLAYYRGAGINANVALILNAVLLLGALAAFKATLTLPGIAGIILTLGMAVDANVLIFERIREELAVGKTVRNAVDLGFSRALGTIIDSNLTTLIAALFLFQFGTGPIKGFAVTLSLGLMISMFTAVFVSRTLFELVLSRKSGRGPQTLSI